From the Chiroxiphia lanceolata isolate bChiLan1 chromosome Z, bChiLan1.pri, whole genome shotgun sequence genome, one window contains:
- the LOC116780265 gene encoding avidin-like isoform X1 produces the protein MMQATVFLLVLGLALGAHSLSPKKCNLIGHWVNDLGSTMTVSALNGDGVFSGSYLTAVTATTNEIKVSPLQGSLQRKNQKGQPTFGFTVNWTFSDSITVFTGQCFVDKDGKETLKTMWLLRSHVDNIDNDWKATRVGTNIFTRVQSQKE, from the exons ATGATGCAAGCAACTGTCTTCCTCCTGGTGCTCGGCCTGGCCCTGGGGGCTCACAGCCTCTCTCCAAAAAAG TGCAACCTGATCGGGCACTGGGTCAATGACCTGGGCTCCACCATGACCGTCTCGGCTCTGAATGGAGACGGTGTCTTCTCTGGCTCCTACCTCACGGCTGTGACAGCCACCACGAATGAGATCAAAGTGTCACCTCTGCAAGGGTCTCTGCAACGCAAAAACCAGAAGGGCCAGCCCACCTTTGGCTTCACCGTCAACTGGACCTTTTCAG actCCATCACCGTTTTCACGGGACAATGCTTCGTGGACAAGGATGGAAAGGAGACTTTGAAGACCATGTGGCTTCTGCGGTCACACGTGGACAACATTGATAATGACTGGAAAGCCAC cagggtcGGCACCAACATCTTCACCCGTGTGCAGTCACAGAAGGAGTGA
- the LOC116780270 gene encoding avidin-like encodes MERGTFILVLTLAVAAHVAPAERKCQLSGLWRNEQDSLMEISALRDNGDFQGKYLTRITLSGGCAHISPLKGIQQQPGEGGWPTFAFTVRWDKFSNATTAFVGQCFVDSGGKETLTTMWLLREAVGSLKEDWKATRVGRNVFIRKRTMKGKILPSLSPSCEDVSSPAP; translated from the exons ATGGAGAGGGGCACTTTCATCCTGGTTCTCACTCTGGCCGTGGCAGCGCACGTTGCCCCTGCGGAGAGGAAG TGCCAGCTCAGCGGACTGTGGAGGAACGAGCAGGACTCACTGATGGAGATTTCAGCACTGAGGGACAACGGGGACTTCCAGGGAAAATACCTCACACGGATCACTCTCTCTGGTGGCTGTGCCCACATCTCCCCCCTGAAGGGcatccagcagcagcctggtgaGGGGGGCTGGCCCACCTTTGCCTTCACCGTGCGCTGGGACAAGTTCTCTA ATGCCACCACTGCCTTTGTGGGGCAGTGCTTCGTGGATTCGGGTGGAAAGGAAACACTGACCACCATGTGGCTGCTGCGTGAAGCTGTAGGGTCCCTCAAGGAGGACTGGAAAGCCACGAG GGTGGGCAGAAATGTCTTCATACGAAAACGCACCATGAAAGGAAAGATCCTGCCAAGCTTGTCCCCATCCTGTGAGGATGTATCTTCACCAGCCCCATGA
- the LOC116780265 gene encoding avidin-like isoform X2 — protein sequence MMQATVFLLVLGLALGAHSLSPKKCNLIGHWVNDLGSTMTVSALNGDGVFSGSYLTAVTATTNEIKVSPLQGSLQRKNQKGQPTFGFTVNWTFSDSITVFTGQCFVDKDGKETLKTMWLLRSHVDNIDNDWKATMVGTNIFTRVQSQKE from the exons ATGATGCAAGCAACTGTCTTCCTCCTGGTGCTCGGCCTGGCCCTGGGGGCTCACAGCCTCTCTCCAAAAAAG TGCAACCTGATCGGGCACTGGGTCAATGACCTGGGCTCCACCATGACCGTCTCGGCTCTGAATGGAGACGGTGTCTTCTCTGGCTCCTACCTCACGGCTGTGACAGCCACCACGAATGAGATCAAAGTGTCACCTCTGCAAGGGTCTCTGCAACGCAAAAACCAGAAGGGCCAGCCCACCTTTGGCTTCACCGTCAACTGGACCTTTTCAG actCCATCACCGTTTTCACGGGACAATGCTTCGTGGACAAGGATGGAAAGGAGACTTTGAAGACCATGTGGCTTCTGCGGTCACACGTGGACAACATTGATAATGACTGGAAAGCCACTAT ggtcGGCACCAACATCTTCACCCGTGTGCAGTCACAGAAGGAGTGA
- the CREB3 gene encoding LOW QUALITY PROTEIN: cyclic AMP-responsive element-binding protein 3 (The sequence of the model RefSeq protein was modified relative to this genomic sequence to represent the inferred CDS: inserted 3 bases in 3 codons), with protein MSCPEGLDALADVDLLDFLLNDDASCPEIPEEQNGLLEDWVLPMPELLDKEMDDFISSLLSPLEDEPGMLDYLPASSDSSISEDQHLSPFPGSSFASRDIVQVDHNYSLHWPVLESVRSDVAEGDVTIELGTWVGLDGTSKALEQSSGSPIAVDVDSEPQLVPGAIVQSDFPELVLTEEEKQLLEKEGVTLPTCLPLTKAEERILRKVRRKIRNKXSAQDSRRRRKIYVDGLENKVAACTAENHELEKKVQQLQKQNMSLLRQLRKLQALVRRSTPKTIKRKTCTMIVFLSFCLILSPSIRSPGSVEPQLEPKVLSRQIREFPNQXAPDVQQDTELEGFSLEPGDSSLSGNLNQSWEEGQXTLDPDLIPFNSNSSSDPPAAAGSELGPPQSDPLPAAVLVPWKAKGQEWVEHPDRVLIQQHHANEM; from the exons ATGTCATGTCCAGAGGGACTGGATGCCCTGGCAGACGTGGATCTGCTTGACTTTCTCCTGAACGATGATGCTTCCTGCCCTGAAATCCCAGAGGAGCAGAATGGTCTGCTGGAAGACTGGGTCCTGCCAATGCCTGAG ctcctggacaaggaGATGGATGACTTCATCAGCTCACTGCTGAGCCCCTTAGAAGATGAACCAGGCATGCTCGATTATTTGCctgccagcagtgacagcagcatttctgaggaTCAGCATCTGTCTCCTTTCCCTGGCAGCAGTTTTGCCAGCAGAGACATTGTGCAGGTTGATCATAACTATTCTCTCCATTGGCCTGTGCTGGAAAGCGTGAGGTCTGACGTGGCAGAAGGAGATGTTACTATTGAGCTGG gaaCATGGGTGGGTTTGGACGGCACAAgcaaggcactggaacagagcTCCGGTTCCCCCATTGCTGTTGATGTGGATTCTGAACCCCAGCTTGTGCCTGGAGCCATCGTGCAG tCTGATTTCCCAGAGCTGGTCctgacagaggaggaaaagcagcttctgGAGAAAGAAGGCGTTACATTACCAACGTGTCTGCCGTTGACCAAA GCTGAAGAGCGAATTCTGAGAAAAGTGCGTCGTAAGATCCGGAACA CATCAGCTCAGGACAGTCGTCGCAGGAGGAAGATCTATGTGGATGGCCTGGAAAACAA GGTGGCAGCCTGTACAGCTGAAAACCATGAACTGGAGAAGAaggtgcagcagctgcagaagcagaacAT gTCACTGCTCAGGCAGTTGCGGAAGCTGCAGGCCTTGGTGAGACGATCCACCCCGAAAAccatcaaaagaaaaacctgcaCAATG ATCGTGTTTCTGTCCTTCTGCCTCATTCTCTCCCCCAGCATCCGCTCACCTGGGAGCGTAGAGCCACAGCTGGAGCCCAAAG TGCTGTCACGGCAGATCCGCGAGTTCCCGAACC GAGCACCTGATGTGCAGCAGGATACTGAGCTGGAGGGCTTCAGCCTAGAGCCTGGGGACTCCTCACTGTCGGGCAATCTCAATCAGTCATGGGAAGAGGGGC AGACACTTGACCCCGATCTCATACCTTTCAACAGCAACTCATCTTCTGATCCCCCGGCAGCAGCAGGCTCCGAGCTGGGCCCGCCCCAGAGCGACCCTTTGCCAGCAGCGGTGCTGGTGCCGTGGAAAGCCAAGGGTCAGGAGTGGGTGGAACACCCTGACAGAGTTCTCATCCAGCAGCACCATGCCAACGAGATGTGA
- the LOC116780268 gene encoding LOW QUALITY PROTEIN: avidin-like (The sequence of the model RefSeq protein was modified relative to this genomic sequence to represent the inferred CDS: inserted 1 base in 1 codon; deleted 1 base in 1 codon), with product MESSAFALMLTLALAAPVAPAERKCLLSGSWQSDTGCRMVVSXLGEDGRFSGSYLPGSATGDSEILTLPLEGSQQDARLVPQPIFSFTVHWQLQDSETAQTTIFLGQCYVGSNGEEILHALWLQREATNSPAEDWKATWVGTSIFTRIK from the exons ATGGAGAGCAGTGCCTTTGCCCTGATGCTCACCCTTGCCCTGGCAGCACCTGTTGCCCCTGCAGAGAGGAAG TGCCTCCTCTCCGGGTCATGGCAGAGCGACACCGGCTGCCGGATGGTCGTGT CCCTCGGCGAGGACGGCAGATTCTCTGGTTCCTAC CTGCCAGGATCTGCCACTGGTGACTCTGAAATCCTCACCTTGCCACTGGAGGGGTCCCAGCAAGATGCGAGGCTAGTCCCACAGCCCATCTTCTCCTTCACCGTGCACTGGCAGCTCCAAG ACTCAGAGACAGCCCAGACAACCATCTTTCTGGGCCAGTGCTACGTGGGCAGCAATGGGGAGGAGATCCTGCATGCCCTGTGGCTCCAGCGAGAGGCAACCAACAGTCCTGCTGAGGACTGGAAAGCCACCTG ggTTGGCACCAGCATTTTCACACGGATAAAATAA
- the LOC116780263 gene encoding avidin-like — MSRRFLSVLALPVGAAAAAAAAGCQLLCQEAEIPRENKATENEATNSRRWLGRWQKRPTGGGKPCDLTGWWENDLGSKMHVLEVDSEGNFSGEYHTAVSSTDKPIQPSPLVGSQHLDKDGQCTFGFTVNWKKFSDSTAVFVGQCFSGDNGNEVLQTSWLLREKVDSLPSDWKATRTGHNTFIRTG; from the exons ATGAGCCGCCGCTTCCTCTCTGTCCTCGCTCTGCCCGTCGGGGCGGCAGCGGCCGCGGCCGCGGCGGGATGCCAG ctcCTCTGCCAGGAAGCAGAGATCCCAAGGGAGAATAAGGCCACTGAGAATGAGGCAACCAACAGCAGGCGGTGGCTGGGCCGCTGGCAGAAACGCCCCACAGGGGGTGGTAAG ccgTGCGACCTGACCGGCTGGTGGGAGAATGATCTGGGCTCCAAGATGCACGTGCTCGAGGTCGACAGTGAGGGCAACTTCTCTGGCGAGTACCACACCGCCGTGTCAAGCACTGACAAACCCATCCAGCCATCCCCCCTTGTTGGTTCCCAGCACCTGGACAAGGATGGGCAGTGCACCTTCGGCTTCACTGTCAACTGGAAGAAGTTTTCAG ATTCCACAGCTGTCTTCGTGGGCCAGTGCTTCTCTGGTGACAATGGGAACGAGGTCCTGCAGACCTCTTGGCTGCTGCGGGAGAAGGTCGACTCCCTGCCCAGTGACTGGAAAGCCACCAG GACTGGCCACAACACCTTCATTCGGACAGGCTGA
- the LOC116780485 gene encoding LOW QUALITY PROTEIN: avidin-like (The sequence of the model RefSeq protein was modified relative to this genomic sequence to represent the inferred CDS: substituted 1 base at 1 genomic stop codon) → MEGPCHGTHLPLLSTHTTAGPQCDLQGLWRNELGSNMTLLALNTDSTFSGFYHTAVTATNKQSLGSPLQGAQQHPGAKRHPTFGFTVHXQFSGTAVPPDSTTAFVGQCFVDRCGKETLETTWLLWEEVPSHRDTWKATS, encoded by the exons ATGGAGGGGCCATGCCATGGGACACACCTCCCACTGCtca GCACCCACACAACTGCCGGTCCCCAGTGTGACCTGCAGGGCCTGTGGAGGAACGAGCTGGGCTCCAACATGACCCTCTTGGCTCTGAACACAGACAGCACCTTCTCGGGCTTCTACCACACTGCTGTGACAGCCACCAACAAGCAGAGCCTGGGGTCACCCCTGCAAGGGGCCCAGCAGCACCCCGGTGCCAAGAGACACCCCACCTTCGGCTTCACCGTGCACTGACAGTTCTCAGGTACAGCAGTGCC GCCAGACTCCACCACAGCCTTTGTAGGCCAGTGCTTTGTGGATCGCTGTGGGAAGGAGACACTGGAAACCACATGGCTCCTGTGGGAAGAGgtcccatcccacagggacacCTGGAAAGCCACCAGCTGA